A single region of the Biomaibacter acetigenes genome encodes:
- the spoIVA gene encoding stage IV sporulation protein A yields the protein MEKFDLFRDIAERTGGDIYIGVVGPVRAGKSTFVKKFMELMVIPNIPDSNDKTRAKDELPQAGAGRTITTAEPKFIPSEAVEITFKENIKFRVRLVDNVGFTVRGALGYEDENGPRMVSTPWFEKEIPFQEAAEIGTRKVIEEHSTIGLVITTDGSITEIPRENYVQAEERVVEELKAIGKPFVIVLNTARPMDERTMDLKEILESKYDVPVMPMDCQDLTTEDIYAILEEVLYEFPLMEINIRLPKWVEVLEKEHWLRKQFEETIRNTIKDVYRLRDMEKTLAVFNTFDFLDNVKLKEMNLGLGTAEIEMEARKDLFYKVLSEMAGISITGDHQLMKLMKELTVAKKAYDKVSKALEDVQKVGYGIVPPQLNELTLEEPEIIRQGSKFGVKLKAVAPSIHMIRADIQAEVSPIIGTEKQSEELINYLMNEFENNPAKIWETNIFGKSLNDLVREGIQNKLFSMPESAQAKLQETLQRIVNEGSGGLICIIL from the coding sequence ATGGAAAAGTTTGACCTATTCAGAGATATTGCCGAACGGACCGGAGGGGATATTTATATAGGCGTGGTGGGACCAGTAAGAGCCGGTAAGTCAACATTTGTGAAAAAGTTTATGGAATTGATGGTAATACCTAACATTCCGGATTCCAATGATAAAACCAGAGCAAAGGATGAACTTCCGCAGGCCGGTGCGGGCAGGACCATAACCACAGCCGAACCCAAGTTTATCCCCAGTGAAGCCGTAGAGATAACCTTTAAAGAAAATATCAAATTTAGAGTGAGACTGGTGGATAATGTGGGCTTTACGGTAAGGGGCGCCCTGGGATATGAAGATGAAAACGGCCCGCGCATGGTTTCAACTCCCTGGTTTGAAAAGGAAATTCCTTTTCAGGAAGCTGCAGAAATAGGCACCAGGAAAGTTATAGAAGAACACTCGACTATAGGCCTGGTAATAACGACAGACGGGTCCATCACGGAAATACCCCGGGAAAACTATGTGCAGGCTGAAGAAAGGGTAGTAGAAGAACTAAAAGCAATCGGCAAGCCCTTCGTTATAGTATTAAACACCGCAAGACCAATGGATGAAAGAACAATGGACCTCAAGGAAATACTCGAGTCCAAATACGATGTGCCGGTTATGCCAATGGATTGTCAGGATTTGACCACTGAAGACATTTATGCCATTCTGGAAGAAGTACTTTATGAGTTCCCGTTGATGGAAATTAATATACGCCTGCCAAAATGGGTAGAAGTGCTGGAAAAAGAACACTGGCTCAGGAAACAGTTTGAGGAAACCATCAGGAATACAATTAAAGATGTGTACCGGCTGCGGGATATGGAAAAAACCCTTGCCGTTTTTAATACCTTTGACTTTTTAGACAATGTAAAATTGAAAGAGATGAACCTTGGGCTTGGAACTGCGGAAATAGAAATGGAAGCAAGGAAAGATCTTTTCTATAAAGTACTGAGTGAGATGGCCGGCATTTCCATAACGGGAGACCACCAGCTGATGAAATTGATGAAAGAACTAACTGTGGCTAAAAAGGCCTATGACAAAGTTTCAAAGGCCCTTGAGGATGTTCAAAAAGTCGGTTACGGCATAGTTCCTCCACAGCTTAATGAATTGACCCTCGAAGAGCCGGAGATTATAAGACAGGGGTCTAAATTCGGAGTTAAATTGAAAGCCGTAGCTCCCTCCATCCATATGATAAGAGCAGATATCCAGGCTGAAGTTTCTCCAATTATCGGTACAGAAAAACAAAGCGAAGAACTTATAAACTACCTAATGAACGAATTTGAAAACAATCCGGCTAAAATCTGGGAGACCAATATCTTCGGCAAGTCCTTGAACGACCTGGTGCGGGAGGGTATTCAAAACAAATTGTTCAGCATGCCCGAATCCGCCCAAGCCAAACTGCAGGAAACCCTGCAGCGTATAGTTAATGAAGGAAGCGGAGGACTGATTTGCATAATACTATAA
- a CDS encoding ACT domain-containing protein: protein MTEKRGFYIIKDEILPEIVRKTVKAKELLKSGKARTINEATEKVGMSRSAFYKYKDFIFPFYEASLGKIITISLVLEHRPGVLSGILDEIARAHGNVLTINQNIPIQGLANVTISFETGGLIKNIEELIEDMQSKPGVQKVDIIAGE, encoded by the coding sequence TTGACCGAAAAAAGAGGATTTTATATCATAAAGGATGAAATTCTGCCTGAGATTGTGAGAAAGACAGTAAAGGCAAAAGAACTTCTTAAAAGCGGTAAAGCCCGTACTATCAATGAGGCCACGGAAAAGGTGGGCATGAGCAGAAGCGCTTTTTACAAGTATAAGGATTTTATTTTTCCTTTTTACGAAGCAAGTCTGGGCAAAATAATCACCATTTCCCTGGTGCTGGAACATAGACCCGGCGTTTTATCGGGGATTCTTGATGAGATTGCCAGGGCCCACGGCAATGTTCTGACTATCAACCAGAACATCCCCATTCAGGGTCTTGCAAATGTTACTATTTCTTTTGAAACAGGAGGTCTGATAAAAAATATCGAAGAACTAATAGAAGACATGCAGAGTAAGCCCGGTGTACAAAAGGTTGATATAATAGCGGGAGAATAA
- a CDS encoding homoserine dehydrogenase: protein MQLGILGLGTVGSGVAELIQKNQETIAKRLGKNIEIKKVLVRDLRKKRPFIAEGKITDNPGDILEDSDISIVVELMGGEEPALTYIRQALASGKHVVTANKEVISKHGKELLDLAQKEGVNLFFEASVGGGIPIIRPMKQCLAANEIIKIMGILNGTTNYILTQMTEKNKSFGDALLEAQKEGYAESDPTADIKGSDAARKLAILSSIAFNTRITPDQVYTEGIDSVNLVDINYARELGYRVKLVAMGKRHSDEVEVLVAPMLLRERHPLAGVSGVFNAILVEGNAVGRVMFYGQGAGKMPTASAVVADIIDAVRSKNGNKIYCTCYDELNVMNPGLSTARFYLRLRVMDKPGVLSKISGAMGENQISLSQVFQKNTQNGTAEIVMVTYEVPFENLQNALDEIKAYRQVEEISSVIRVEGES, encoded by the coding sequence ATTCAACTGGGAATTTTAGGTCTTGGCACGGTAGGGTCGGGAGTTGCGGAATTAATCCAGAAAAATCAGGAAACTATTGCCAAAAGGCTTGGAAAGAATATTGAAATTAAAAAAGTCCTGGTAAGAGATTTAAGAAAAAAAAGGCCATTCATAGCAGAAGGCAAAATAACGGACAATCCGGGAGATATCCTTGAAGACAGTGATATATCCATTGTGGTGGAATTAATGGGTGGTGAAGAGCCTGCCCTTACATATATCCGTCAGGCTCTTGCCTCAGGCAAGCACGTGGTTACCGCCAATAAGGAAGTGATATCCAAGCATGGCAAGGAACTACTGGACCTTGCCCAGAAAGAGGGGGTAAACCTTTTTTTTGAAGCCAGCGTAGGAGGGGGAATTCCAATAATCCGGCCCATGAAGCAGTGCCTCGCTGCCAATGAAATAATAAAGATAATGGGAATATTAAACGGTACGACCAATTACATTTTGACTCAAATGACCGAAAAAAATAAAAGCTTTGGAGATGCCTTGCTTGAAGCGCAGAAGGAAGGTTACGCTGAAAGTGATCCTACTGCAGACATCAAGGGCTCGGATGCCGCCCGGAAACTCGCCATTTTATCTTCCATTGCTTTTAATACACGTATTACCCCTGATCAGGTCTATACTGAAGGAATTGATTCCGTAAATCTGGTAGACATAAATTATGCCAGGGAACTGGGTTATAGGGTAAAACTGGTAGCTATGGGTAAAAGGCACAGTGATGAAGTGGAGGTTTTGGTAGCTCCTATGCTTTTAAGAGAGAGGCACCCGCTGGCAGGTGTGAGTGGTGTCTTTAACGCAATTCTGGTGGAAGGAAATGCGGTGGGCAGGGTTATGTTTTACGGCCAGGGAGCCGGGAAAATGCCTACTGCCAGTGCCGTGGTGGCGGATATTATCGATGCTGTCAGAAGCAAGAATGGAAATAAAATTTACTGCACCTGTTACGATGAATTGAATGTTATGAATCCTGGGCTATCCACCGCAAGATTTTATTTGAGGTTAAGGGTTATGGACAAACCCGGCGTGCTTTCTAAAATCTCCGGAGCAATGGGCGAAAATCAGATAAGCCTGTCTCAAGTTTTTCAAAAAAATACCCAGAATGGAACTGCGGAAATCGTTATGGTCACATATGAAGTGCCTTTTGAAAATCTTCAAAATGCCCTGGATGAGATAAAAGCATACAGGCAGGTGGAAGAAATATCCAGCGTCATAAGAGTAGAGGGGGAATCTTGA
- the thrC gene encoding threonine synthase gives MKRIGVIERYFSYLPVKDPKNIISLCEGSTPLIRAKNLENHLGIEAEIYLKYEGMNPTGSFKDRGMTVAVSKAIEDRASAVICASTGNTSASAAAYAAKASIKCIVLIPDGAIAMGKLAQAIAYGARVIAVKGNFDVALKMVRELSQKHPITLVNSINPYRIEGQKTAAFEICDHLSDAPDYLAIPVGNAGNITAYWKGFKEYYSLKKSSKLPKMFGFQAAGAAPIVENRIIENPSTIATAIRIGNPASWKFAVEAAAESGGKIDSVTDEEILEAYSLLSKKEGVFVEPASAASVAGVIKYSKKNGFKKGEKIVCVLTGHGLKDPNTAIQNGVSPVVVEASIGSLEREIYG, from the coding sequence ATGAAACGAATTGGTGTTATAGAAAGATATTTTTCATATCTTCCGGTCAAAGATCCGAAAAATATAATCTCTCTCTGCGAGGGAAGTACGCCTCTAATCAGAGCCAAAAACCTTGAAAACCACCTGGGGATAGAGGCGGAAATTTATCTCAAATACGAAGGAATGAATCCTACGGGTTCTTTCAAGGACAGGGGAATGACAGTGGCCGTTTCAAAGGCCATAGAAGACAGAGCCTCAGCAGTTATTTGCGCATCCACCGGCAATACTTCAGCGTCGGCGGCAGCCTATGCGGCAAAGGCTTCAATAAAATGCATTGTATTGATTCCCGACGGGGCCATAGCCATGGGAAAACTGGCTCAGGCCATAGCCTACGGTGCCAGGGTAATTGCCGTAAAAGGAAATTTCGATGTGGCTTTAAAAATGGTAAGGGAGCTTTCGCAAAAACATCCCATTACCCTGGTAAACTCCATAAATCCCTATCGGATAGAAGGCCAGAAGACCGCGGCTTTTGAAATATGCGACCATTTGTCCGATGCGCCGGATTATCTGGCCATCCCTGTGGGAAATGCTGGAAACATAACAGCTTACTGGAAAGGTTTTAAGGAATACTACTCTCTCAAAAAATCTTCGAAGCTGCCCAAAATGTTTGGATTCCAGGCTGCCGGGGCGGCACCAATAGTGGAAAACAGAATCATTGAAAATCCTTCCACCATAGCCACGGCCATACGCATTGGCAACCCGGCCAGTTGGAAGTTTGCAGTGGAGGCTGCTGCCGAATCCGGTGGGAAAATAGACAGTGTTACAGATGAAGAGATTCTCGAAGCCTACTCACTGCTTTCAAAAAAGGAAGGAGTATTTGTAGAACCGGCTTCTGCGGCTTCGGTAGCGGGAGTCATAAAATACAGCAAGAAAAATGGTTTCAAAAAAGGAGAGAAAATAGTTTGCGTATTGACGGGCCACGGCCTCAAAGACCCGAATACCGCCATACAAAATGGCGTTTCACCTGTCGTTGTAGAGGCTAGCATAGGATCTCTTGAGAGGGAAATATACGGATAG
- the thrB gene encoding homoserine kinase — MVRVRVPATTANFGPGFDCIGAALGLYNYIEMEFWPRPVVEVIGEGQGELIRDESNLVYRAATRVLSEAGVNKALRIKLENNIPLARGLGSSAACIAGGMMAANRLLGGPVPFDRIINLATEMEGHPDNVVPALIGGFSISILHEGKVIYRSFPMPDNLRFVAAIPRFHLETVKARKVLPREVPLSDAVFNLSRSALMVAAFCRGDFTDIEVFCQDKLHQPYRSQLIPGMEKVIKMATQKGALGCFLSGAGPAVICLAYEKQAPILGESMVEIFLDEGIESEYKILTPDGEGTIFL; from the coding sequence ATGGTTCGGGTCAGAGTCCCGGCCACCACAGCCAATTTCGGGCCGGGCTTCGATTGTATCGGTGCAGCCCTCGGGCTTTATAATTATATCGAAATGGAATTTTGGCCCAGGCCAGTAGTTGAAGTAATAGGAGAAGGGCAGGGCGAGCTCATAAGGGACGAATCCAATCTTGTTTACAGAGCGGCTACCAGAGTTCTCTCCGAGGCTGGGGTAAATAAAGCCCTGAGAATAAAGCTTGAAAACAACATTCCGTTGGCCCGGGGCCTTGGAAGCAGTGCGGCCTGTATAGCCGGAGGCATGATGGCTGCCAACAGGCTATTAGGCGGCCCTGTACCTTTTGATAGAATAATAAACCTGGCCACCGAGATGGAAGGTCACCCCGATAATGTGGTACCGGCCTTAATTGGTGGATTTTCGATTTCCATATTGCATGAAGGTAAAGTGATTTACAGGAGTTTTCCCATGCCGGACAACTTGAGATTTGTAGCCGCCATACCCCGGTTTCACCTTGAGACCGTGAAAGCCAGAAAAGTTCTTCCCCGGGAAGTTCCTTTATCAGACGCCGTATTCAATCTAAGCCGGTCTGCTTTGATGGTAGCAGCCTTTTGCCGGGGAGATTTTACCGATATCGAAGTTTTTTGTCAGGATAAATTGCATCAACCATATAGAAGTCAGCTCATTCCGGGAATGGAAAAGGTCATAAAGATGGCTACTCAAAAGGGCGCATTGGGCTGTTTTCTGAGTGGGGCGGGGCCTGCCGTCATATGTCTTGCTTATGAAAAACAAGCTCCGATTCTGGGCGAAAGCATGGTAGAAATTTTCCTTGATGAGGGGATTGAATCTGAATATAAGATATTGACCCCGGATGGTGAAGGAACAATATTCTTATAA
- a CDS encoding HlyD family efflux transporter periplasmic adaptor subunit → MHPQINRKVVSIRPKKLNSSKYVLIGVMLAAALTLIFLLLNHFYFNIYTVAEGTIQKTLPADALIIKKEAVVTSPADGKLQMLVKPGERVRVGTPLFMVITDLKQKENYEKQISELQDSIKDLRDSLNSSIPLSVINKSINDTTKKLKDAIAQGQLDKVKALKSELARLMKEKQKQIQYSETNLKAMEKSINELKNKLSSVELLVNAPEAGMVSFNIDGFENILTTDRIKSISSFQLQSIKSQVPEREIPPAAGINKPVLKIVDNFSWYLAADIKNAELRTGKNYDIIIKKSPVNEKIRAKLVDIHENNTVGIFLIEKDLPEIMKFRRVNVEIIIQTATGNMVPLSAIVNVDGNEGVYLLEGRSKVFRPVKIIADDGFNVIVEGLKLGDRILIDKKGLIWKH, encoded by the coding sequence ATGCACCCTCAGATTAACAGGAAAGTGGTGTCTATAAGGCCTAAAAAACTTAATTCTTCCAAATATGTGCTTATCGGTGTAATGCTAGCGGCAGCCCTGACATTGATATTTTTATTATTAAACCATTTTTATTTCAACATTTACACGGTTGCTGAAGGGACCATACAAAAAACCCTTCCTGCCGATGCCCTGATTATAAAAAAAGAGGCGGTTGTCACTTCTCCGGCTGATGGCAAACTTCAAATGCTGGTGAAACCCGGCGAGAGAGTAAGGGTGGGCACGCCACTTTTCATGGTGATCACCGATTTAAAGCAAAAAGAAAATTATGAGAAACAAATATCCGAACTGCAAGACAGCATAAAAGACCTGCGGGACAGTTTAAACTCATCTATACCCTTAAGTGTTATCAACAAATCCATAAATGATACCACTAAAAAATTGAAAGATGCTATAGCCCAGGGGCAATTGGACAAAGTGAAGGCCTTGAAAAGCGAACTGGCCCGGTTGATGAAGGAAAAGCAAAAACAAATCCAGTACAGTGAAACCAACCTCAAAGCCATGGAGAAGAGTATTAATGAATTGAAAAATAAGTTGAGTTCGGTGGAGTTGCTGGTAAATGCTCCGGAGGCAGGAATGGTAAGTTTCAATATAGACGGTTTTGAAAATATATTGACTACCGACCGTATAAAAAGCATATCCTCTTTCCAATTACAATCAATAAAAAGCCAGGTGCCGGAGCGGGAAATACCGCCAGCGGCGGGTATCAACAAACCTGTATTGAAAATAGTGGACAACTTTTCATGGTATTTAGCTGCCGACATTAAAAATGCCGAATTAAGAACGGGAAAAAATTACGATATCATAATCAAAAAATCACCTGTCAATGAAAAAATCAGAGCAAAGCTCGTGGATATCCATGAAAATAACACCGTAGGTATTTTTTTAATAGAAAAGGACCTGCCGGAAATAATGAAGTTTAGAAGAGTAAATGTAGAAATTATTATCCAGACTGCCACCGGCAATATGGTACCACTGTCAGCTATAGTCAACGTTGATGGTAATGAAGGAGTATATTTGTTAGAGGGAAGAAGCAAAGTTTTCCGGCCTGTTAAGATTATTGCTGATGACGGTTTCAATGTTATAGTGGAAGGTTTGAAATTAGGGGATAGAATATTAATAGATAAGAAGGGTTTAATATGGAAACATTAG
- a CDS encoding YggS family pyridoxal phosphate-dependent enzyme: METLEQNIAIVKSKIGEAAAKSGRSPEEIHLVAVTKTVPPETVQKAVNLGITLLGENRVQEAGEKVDIVRGNVQWHLIGHLQKNKVKPAIKLFSMIQSLDSLGLAEEIEKRAGEIRRVMDVLIQINIGREETKSGIDADDAVEFIKKVSQLPHIKIKGLMAIPPFKEDPEEVRYYFRKMNDIFQNIKMMQIENVEMNFLSMGMTHDFGIAIEEGSNMVRIGTGIFGKRK, from the coding sequence ATGGAAACATTAGAACAAAATATAGCTATTGTAAAATCGAAGATAGGTGAAGCTGCCGCAAAATCCGGAAGGTCTCCGGAAGAAATACACCTGGTGGCGGTAACAAAAACCGTTCCGCCGGAAACCGTTCAAAAAGCTGTAAACCTTGGCATAACCCTGCTGGGCGAAAACAGGGTACAGGAAGCCGGGGAAAAAGTTGATATAGTAAGGGGAAATGTCCAGTGGCACCTCATAGGCCACCTTCAAAAAAATAAGGTCAAACCGGCAATAAAACTTTTTTCCATGATACAGTCCCTGGATAGCCTGGGCCTGGCTGAAGAAATAGAAAAAAGGGCGGGGGAAATCCGGAGGGTAATGGATGTCTTGATTCAGATAAATATAGGAAGGGAGGAAACCAAGTCCGGTATAGACGCTGATGACGCGGTGGAATTCATCAAAAAGGTATCACAATTGCCCCATATAAAAATCAAGGGATTAATGGCTATACCTCCTTTCAAGGAAGATCCGGAAGAAGTAAGATATTATTTTAGAAAAATGAATGACATCTTCCAGAATATAAAGATGATGCAAATAGAAAATGTAGAGATGAATTTTTTATCAATGGGCATGACTCATGATTTTGGTATTGCCATTGAAGAAGGTTCTAATATGGTGAGAATAGGCACCGGTATTTTTGGCAAACGAAAATAA
- a CDS encoding cell division protein SepF: MGIEDENPVSTEDRADYEPYVNRPEIKPKGRVINIHQTSKNKMVIYKPASFDEVREISDEVKSRRAVIVNMEKLDKDSAKRVLDFMSGSIYALNGTVKKIGPGIFIFAPDNVDISGTAIEESFQEKSFLLK; this comes from the coding sequence TTGGGCATTGAAGATGAAAATCCGGTCTCTACAGAAGACAGGGCGGATTATGAACCTTATGTAAACCGACCGGAGATAAAGCCGAAAGGCAGGGTTATCAATATTCACCAGACATCGAAAAACAAAATGGTGATTTACAAACCGGCTTCATTTGATGAAGTGAGGGAAATATCCGATGAAGTGAAGAGCCGCCGGGCTGTAATTGTTAACATGGAAAAACTTGACAAGGATAGCGCCAAGCGCGTGCTGGATTTTATGAGCGGAAGCATATATGCGCTCAATGGCACGGTTAAAAAAATAGGTCCGGGAATTTTTATTTTTGCTCCCGATAATGTGGATATTTCCGGAACGGCGATAGAAGAAAGTTTTCAAGAAAAATCCTTTTTGCTGAAATAA
- a CDS encoding YggT family protein gives MALIRAVDLFFQFLYLMIVARVFLSWVPATANSGIVRFIYQVTDPILEPFRVLFSRFMPKGPGLYLDFSPIAALFVLEIVRRFVLSILIRMTF, from the coding sequence TTGGCGTTGATCAGAGCCGTAGATTTATTTTTTCAATTCCTGTATTTAATGATTGTGGCAAGGGTTTTTTTATCCTGGGTGCCTGCAACTGCAAATTCCGGTATTGTCAGATTTATTTATCAGGTGACCGATCCCATATTAGAACCTTTTAGGGTGTTGTTTTCAAGGTTTATGCCGAAAGGACCGGGGCTATACCTGGACTTTTCCCCTATCGCTGCGCTGTTTGTGCTGGAGATTGTCAGGCGCTTCGTGTTGAGTATTCTTATAAGAATGACATTTTAA
- a CDS encoding TM1266 family iron-only hydrogenase system putative regulator, translating to MPGEKRISVIGIIVTNREKSAEKVNDILSTYGQYIIGRMGIPYREKGISVIALIVDASTDELGALTGRLGSIPGVKVKSAVTA from the coding sequence ATGCCGGGAGAAAAGCGCATATCTGTAATTGGAATTATTGTAACTAACCGGGAAAAATCGGCAGAAAAGGTCAATGATATACTTTCCACATACGGGCAGTACATAATTGGTCGGATGGGGATTCCCTATCGTGAAAAGGGCATCTCGGTCATAGCATTGATTGTTGACGCTTCCACCGATGAGCTGGGGGCCCTCACAGGCCGGTTGGGAAGCATACCCGGCGTAAAAGTTAAATCTGCCGTTACCGCATGA
- a CDS encoding DUF5665 domain-containing protein: MRHLYQKLDDLSVQIEKLNLTEYLELLRNPRRLLYVNFLGGVARGFGMAIGFTLLGALVIYILQRLVILRLPFIGDFIADIIRIVQKELATK; the protein is encoded by the coding sequence ATGAGGCACCTGTACCAAAAACTTGATGACCTGTCGGTACAGATAGAAAAATTGAATCTAACCGAATATCTTGAACTCCTCCGCAATCCCAGGCGACTGTTATATGTCAATTTTTTGGGTGGTGTAGCCCGTGGTTTTGGAATGGCCATCGGATTCACCCTTTTGGGGGCGCTGGTAATATATATATTGCAGCGCCTGGTTATTTTAAGGCTTCCCTTTATAGGTGATTTCATTGCGGACATTATAAGAATAGTACAAAAGGAATTGGCGACTAAATAG
- a CDS encoding TraR/DksA C4-type zinc finger protein, translated as MTDFQHFKTKLEGLKKQLEDEMQVLIQRGSEPLKESVGELSSYDNHTSDLGAEIFEREKDLGLKDNTKILLMKVNHALDKIRDGTYGICERCGKPIDKERLEAVPYTTFCIECKKEEEKPDDPRSRPLEEDILKYPFGRSFLDDTDQNQYDGEDAWQDVARYGTANTPQDEPGAVDYTETYVDGNEKRGIVERGDMIIDEEDPDEDDKNELGE; from the coding sequence TTGACAGACTTTCAACATTTCAAAACCAAGCTGGAAGGATTGAAAAAGCAACTGGAAGACGAGATGCAGGTGTTAATTCAGAGGGGGTCAGAGCCGTTAAAGGAGTCTGTAGGGGAACTTTCCAGTTATGACAATCACACATCGGACCTGGGGGCGGAAATCTTCGAAAGAGAGAAGGACCTGGGTTTAAAGGATAACACAAAAATCCTGCTGATGAAAGTCAATCATGCTCTGGATAAAATCAGGGACGGGACATATGGAATATGTGAAAGGTGCGGAAAACCCATAGATAAAGAAAGGCTGGAAGCGGTCCCGTATACCACTTTTTGCATAGAATGTAAAAAAGAAGAAGAAAAACCGGATGATCCACGCTCAAGACCACTGGAAGAAGACATTCTGAAATACCCCTTCGGCAGAAGTTTCCTGGATGACACCGACCAAAACCAGTATGATGGAGAAGATGCCTGGCAGGATGTGGCACGCTACGGAACTGCCAATACCCCCCAGGATGAACCGGGAGCGGTGGATTACACCGAGACCTATGTGGATGGAAATGAAAAAAGGGGTATTGTGGAAAGAGGAGATATGATTATTGATGAAGAGGACCCCGATGAGGATGACAAAAACGAGCTTGGGGAATAA
- the lspA gene encoding signal peptidase II encodes MRILDVIFYGLLVLAADQLSKYIIRANMEPHESLPIIKGIFHITYVQNTGAAFSILQGKTYFFTIVSLAIILAIIFFLRKVPPEKRLLRFVMALVLGGAAGNLIDRFRFGYVVDFFDFRIWPVFNIADSAIVVGVIILAYLIAFDPGFSGQYGKSGR; translated from the coding sequence GTGCGAATTTTGGATGTGATATTCTACGGGCTTTTGGTACTTGCGGCCGATCAACTATCCAAATATATAATCCGGGCGAACATGGAACCCCATGAGTCCCTTCCGATAATCAAAGGCATTTTTCACATTACATATGTACAAAATACCGGAGCGGCCTTCAGTATTCTGCAGGGTAAAACTTATTTTTTCACCATAGTTTCCCTTGCAATTATTTTAGCTATAATTTTCTTTTTAAGAAAAGTTCCCCCCGAAAAAAGGCTTTTAAGGTTTGTTATGGCTCTGGTGTTGGGCGGGGCTGCGGGAAATTTAATAGACCGCTTCAGATTCGGATATGTGGTGGATTTTTTTGATTTCAGGATATGGCCGGTTTTCAATATTGCGGATTCGGCTATTGTGGTGGGAGTTATAATTCTGGCATATTTGATAGCCTTCGATCCCGGATTTTCCGGGCAATACGGAAAGAGCGGGAGGTAA
- a CDS encoding RluA family pseudouridine synthase, with product MTEEFCFSVDTADEKKRIDVYLAEKIKNHSRSYLKKGIDEGWIRVNDKNVKPNYKIKARDRITVSIPPPDKPSLEPEDIPLKIIYEDEDIVVIDKPRGLVVHPAPGNYSGTLVNSLLYHTGGLSGIGGVMRPGIVHRLDKDTSGVMVVAKNDMAHMALAKQLKNKQMKKIYRALVWGQIQEDRATINAPIGRHPLKRKEMAVTTKNAKEAITHFNVLERFSEYTLLEINLETGRTHQIRVHMKFIGHPVVGDPVYSNRKNPFAIKGQALHAYKLGFFHPRTGGFMEFTAPMPEDFTSILELLRARG from the coding sequence TTGACAGAGGAGTTTTGCTTTTCTGTCGACACTGCCGACGAAAAAAAAAGGATTGATGTATATCTTGCGGAAAAAATAAAAAATCATTCCCGGAGTTATTTAAAAAAGGGCATTGATGAAGGCTGGATAAGGGTAAATGATAAAAACGTCAAACCTAATTACAAAATAAAGGCCCGGGACAGGATAACGGTATCCATCCCACCCCCGGATAAACCTTCCCTGGAACCGGAAGATATACCCTTGAAGATTATATATGAAGATGAGGATATTGTGGTTATTGACAAACCCCGGGGGCTTGTAGTCCACCCGGCACCGGGCAATTATTCCGGGACCCTGGTAAATTCTCTGCTTTATCATACCGGCGGCCTTTCGGGCATTGGGGGTGTAATGCGCCCGGGCATTGTCCACCGTCTTGACAAAGATACTTCCGGAGTCATGGTGGTGGCAAAAAACGACATGGCGCATATGGCACTGGCAAAGCAGCTTAAAAATAAACAGATGAAAAAGATCTACCGGGCTCTGGTGTGGGGGCAGATTCAGGAGGATAGAGCCACTATCAATGCCCCCATAGGGCGACACCCACTAAAGCGTAAGGAAATGGCGGTTACGACCAAAAATGCGAAGGAAGCGATAACCCATTTTAACGTGCTTGAAAGATTTTCTGAATACACTCTATTAGAAATAAACCTTGAGACTGGAAGAACACATCAAATAAGAGTCCATATGAAATTTATCGGTCATCCAGTGGTGGGGGACCCAGTTTATTCCAACCGAAAAAACCCGTTTGCCATAAAAGGGCAGGCACTGCATGCATATAAACTGGGGTTTTTTCATCCCAGGACCGGGGGATTCATGGAGTTTACAGCACCGATGCCTGAAGATTTTACATCAATTCTGGAACTATTAAGGGCGAGGGGGTGA